The genomic interval CCGTAGATGGAGCCCGGCACGATCACCGGGTCCGAGCGGTTGGTCAGGGACAGCTCCAGGAAGGCCTTGAGTTCCTCGTAGGCCCAGTCGGCCTTCTGGCCCTGGCGCATCTTGAGCCAATCCACCTGGGCCGCGTTGGGCGAAAACTCCTCCAGATAGCCGCGCACCACATCGTAGTCCCGCGTGGCGGCCATGCTGGCCAGCACGCTCAGCGCCGGACGTTCGCCGCAATACTTGCCGAGCTTGGTCTCGACCATGAGGATGGCCACCAGCACCTGCCGGGGCAGGCCGTATTTCCTTTCGGCGGCCGCCAGGGCCTTGGCGTTGGCCTTCATGAAGGCCGCGATCTCGGCCCGGTTGGCCGGGGTGAGCCAGGTCTCCCAGATGGTCTTGTGCGGCCCGGGCTGGACCTCCGGACGGGGCAGGTACTTGGTCTTGAACAGGGCGCGCAGCTTCTTGCCCATGTAGGCCGGGTCGAAGCGCACCTCGGGCCGGGCGAACACGGCCTCCAGTTCGGCGCGCGGCAGGCCGTCGGCCTCCAGCTCGGACAGGAGCAGGGCCCAGGCCGGGTCCGGCGCGGGGACGGCGGGCTCCGGGTCCGGAACGGGCATGAGCGCCTCGGCGCGCACCTCGCTCTCGTCGATCCCGCGGACCGCCTCGCGCACTTCCTCCGCGCCAGAAACCGGCTCGTCCTGGGCCCGTGACGGGGCGGCCAGGGCCAGCAGCAGGCAGAGGGCGAGGACGATGCGCGCGTTCATGTCTCTCAGGCGAACACCACGGTTTTGTTGCGGTCCACGATGATCCGGTCTTCCAGGTGCCAGCGCACGGCCCGCGCCAGAACCTGACGCTCCAGGTCGCGGCCCAGATCCTTGAGCGCGTCCACGTCGTGACGATGGCAGACCCTGGCCACATCCTGCTCTATGATCGGCCCGCCGTCCAGCTCGGCGGTCACGTAATGGGCCGTGGCACCGATGAGCTTCACCCCGCGTTCGCGGGCCTGACGGTAGGGGTCCGCGCCCACGAAGGCGGGCAGAAAGGAGTGATGGATGTTGATGATCGACGGAAAGCGGGAGACGAAGTCCGCCGAAAGGATCCGCATGTAGCGGGCCAGGACCAGGAGGTCGAAGCGGCCCTCCATGAGCTCCAACATGCGCGCCTCGGCCGCAGCCTTGTCGCCGTCGGCGGGCACGTAGTGGAAGGGCACCCCGAAGGCCTCCACGGGTTCGCGCAGCACCGGGTGGTTGCTGACCACCATGCCCACGTCGCAGTCCAATTCGCCCCGGGACCAGCGCCAGAGCAGCTCCAGCAGGCAGTGCTCCTGGCCGGAGACCAGGATGGCCGCCTTCTTGGTGTCGCTGGAATAGCCGATGCGCCAGTCCATCTGGAAGGGCCGGGCCACGATCTCGGAAAAGGCGTCCTCCAGAACGCCCCGGGTCACGTCCAGGCGGGGGGTCTGGAACTCCAGGCGCATGAAGAATGCGCCGCCCTCGGGGTCGCTGGTGTGCTGGTCCAGGGCGGTGATGTTGGCCCCGTGCGAGGCCAGGAAGTTGGTCACGGCGGCCACGATCCCGGGTTTGTCCGGGCAGGTGATGCGCAGCCGCGCCACGGCGTTCTCGTTCATGGCCGCTCCTGTAGCCGAGGAAGGGAAAAAAGGCCAGAGCGCGGGGCGCGCCCGGGATGTGAGAAAAATTGCGCCCGGTGTGCAAAAATGCGCGCCCGTCCCGGAGGGATTGCACATGGCCTCGCACCGAGAATCAATGAATCCAACACGTTGCGTTTTGGCACCGCTCTTGCTCAATGCAAACCAAGAGGCCGGGCCTCACTCCCACCCGGCGCTCCTCTCTCCGCAAGCGATCCAGACCAACCCCCCTCCTCTTGAAGCGCCCCGACCCGACGGGGCGCTTCCCTTTTGCGGGGCCTTGTCGTAAGCAAAACGCATGGTCCGAACCAGACGGCTGCGCGATCCCATGAACGGCCTGACCCACTGCGTGGGCGCGGGCCTCTCCGTGGTGGGCCTGATCCTGCTCGTGATCGAGGCCTGCACCCCGGTCCGCCCCTGGCACCTGGTGACCTTCTCGCTCTTCGGAGCCGGGCTCGTGCTGCTCTACACCGCCAGCACCCTCTACCACTGGCTGCCCTTGTCCGAGGCCGGGGTGCGCCGTCTGCGCCGCCTGGACCACGCCATGATCTTCGTGCTCATCGCGGCCACCTACACGCCCATCTGCCTCATCCCCCTGCGCGGGCCCTGGGGCTGGTCCCTGTTCGGCGTGATCTGGGGCCTGGCCCTGGCCGGGATCGCCATGAAACTCTGCTGGCTCTCGGCCCCCCGCCGCCTGTCCACGGGCATCTACCTCTTCATGGGCTGGCTCTGTCTGGCGGCGATCTGGCCCATGCTCCAGACCATGCCCCCGGGCGCGTTCGTCTGGCTGGCCGTGGGCGGGGCATCCTACACCCTGGGCGGGCTGGTCTACGCCCTGAAGAAGCCCGACCCCTGGCCGGGGCTGCTCGGGTTCCACGAAATCTTCCACCTCTTCGTCATGGGCGGCAGTCTGGCCCACTTCTGGGTCATGTACGCCTACCTGGCCCGCATGGACTGAAACCCCGCGTTTTACAAACTCGGGCCGTCGCGATAGAACGCCCGGACATGGTCGAAGCCAAGCATCTGTCCCATTCCTTCGGCTCCCAGTGGGCCCTCAAGGACATCTCCTTCAGCCTGGGCAAGGGCGAGTTCCTGTTCCTCACCGGCCACTCCGGCGCGGGCAAGACCACGCTCCTGCGCCTGCTCTACGGCGCCCTGCCCGTGACCCGCGGCGCGCTGCGGGTGGCGGGCTTCGACCTGCACAAACTCTCGCCCTCGCGCGTGCCGGACCTGCGCCGCCGCATCGGCGTGGTCTTCCAGGACTTCAAGATCCTGCCCAAGCGCACGGTGTACGAGAACGTGGCCCTGGCCCTGGAGGTCCGAGGCATGGCCCGGCACCTCATGGACCGCCGCGTGCGCGCCATCATCCGGGCCCTGGGCCTGGAGCCCAAGGCCTATTCCGCCTGCGAGCGACTTTCCGGCGGCGAGCAGCAGCGCGTGGCCATCGCCCGCTCCATGGTCACCAACCCGAGCCTCATCCTGGCCGACGAGCCCACCGGCAACCTGGACCAGGACCTGACCACCCACCTCA from Desulfovibrio aminophilus DSM 12254 carries:
- the trhA gene encoding PAQR family membrane homeostasis protein TrhA; translation: MVRTRRLRDPMNGLTHCVGAGLSVVGLILLVIEACTPVRPWHLVTFSLFGAGLVLLYTASTLYHWLPLSEAGVRRLRRLDHAMIFVLIAATYTPICLIPLRGPWGWSLFGVIWGLALAGIAMKLCWLSAPRRLSTGIYLFMGWLCLAAIWPMLQTMPPGAFVWLAVGGASYTLGGLVYALKKPDPWPGLLGFHEIFHLFVMGGSLAHFWVMYAYLARMD
- a CDS encoding lytic murein transglycosylase, whose amino-acid sequence is MNARIVLALCLLLALAAPSRAQDEPVSGAEEVREAVRGIDESEVRAEALMPVPDPEPAVPAPDPAWALLLSELEADGLPRAELEAVFARPEVRFDPAYMGKKLRALFKTKYLPRPEVQPGPHKTIWETWLTPANRAEIAAFMKANAKALAAAERKYGLPRQVLVAILMVETKLGKYCGERPALSVLASMAATRDYDVVRGYLEEFSPNAAQVDWLKMRQGQKADWAYEELKAFLELSLTNRSDPVIVPGSIYGAIGLCQFMPTNALKLGVDGNRDGKVDLFAPADAIHSAANYLKNAGWRKGLNHNGQMRVIMRYNHDRTYAGTVLAIAKRI
- the ftsE gene encoding cell division ATP-binding protein FtsE gives rise to the protein MVEAKHLSHSFGSQWALKDISFSLGKGEFLFLTGHSGAGKTTLLRLLYGALPVTRGALRVAGFDLHKLSPSRVPDLRRRIGVVFQDFKILPKRTVYENVALALEVRGMARHLMDRRVRAIIRALGLEPKAYSACERLSGGEQQRVAIARSMVTNPSLILADEPTGNLDQDLTTHLMDIFRQFHSYGTSVIMATHNREILKLVPGARILHMENGCAVNLPCPDGPEDER
- the purU gene encoding formyltetrahydrofolate deformylase gives rise to the protein MNENAVARLRITCPDKPGIVAAVTNFLASHGANITALDQHTSDPEGGAFFMRLEFQTPRLDVTRGVLEDAFSEIVARPFQMDWRIGYSSDTKKAAILVSGQEHCLLELLWRWSRGELDCDVGMVVSNHPVLREPVEAFGVPFHYVPADGDKAAAEARMLELMEGRFDLLVLARYMRILSADFVSRFPSIINIHHSFLPAFVGADPYRQARERGVKLIGATAHYVTAELDGGPIIEQDVARVCHRHDVDALKDLGRDLERQVLARAVRWHLEDRIIVDRNKTVVFA